One Deltaproteobacteria bacterium CG11_big_fil_rev_8_21_14_0_20_42_23 DNA window includes the following coding sequences:
- a CDS encoding AAA family ATPase, giving the protein MTKKRYLSDQVKADLDRKMVFLGGPRQVGKTTLALQLLNKSKHGYLNWDVAEDREAILKRALPDSSCWVFDEIHKYRMWRNYLKGIYDKHHQERKILVTGSARLDLYRRGGDSLQGRYHYLRLYPLSFAELKMKSSNDVIELLKLGGFPEPFFSGSDIQAKRWQREYRTRLIQEDVVSLEQLHDLGNLELLMLRLPELVGSPLSINALREDLQVSHKTLSNWINILERLYALFRLSPFGSSKIRAIKKEQKHYHMDWTLIEEEGSRFENMIALHLLKWVHYKQDTEGADLELCYFRDVDGREVDFIVQEKKKPLLAIECKFSDAPIAKGLSYFKSKFPECDTWQLSAVGTKDYVSGDKIRVAPCHRFLGELV; this is encoded by the coding sequence ATCACAAAAAAGCGATATCTTTCTGATCAAGTTAAAGCAGATCTTGATCGAAAAATGGTTTTCCTTGGAGGACCTCGTCAAGTTGGAAAAACAACATTGGCGCTTCAGTTATTGAACAAATCGAAACATGGCTATCTGAATTGGGATGTTGCGGAAGATCGAGAGGCGATTTTAAAACGTGCTCTTCCTGATTCTTCCTGTTGGGTTTTTGATGAGATTCACAAATATCGTATGTGGCGAAATTATTTGAAGGGAATATATGACAAACACCATCAGGAAAGAAAAATTTTAGTCACTGGTTCTGCCAGACTTGATCTTTACCGTCGAGGAGGAGATTCGTTGCAAGGAAGATATCACTATTTACGTTTATATCCCTTGTCTTTTGCAGAATTAAAAATGAAATCTTCAAATGATGTAATAGAATTGCTAAAATTAGGAGGATTTCCAGAACCTTTTTTTTCAGGTTCCGATATTCAAGCAAAAAGATGGCAGCGCGAATATAGAACACGTCTTATTCAAGAAGATGTTGTATCACTCGAGCAACTTCATGATTTAGGGAATTTAGAATTGTTGATGTTACGTTTGCCAGAACTAGTGGGTTCACCATTATCCATTAATGCACTTCGTGAAGATTTACAGGTTAGTCATAAAACGCTCTCTAATTGGATCAACATTTTAGAGAGATTGTATGCTCTTTTTCGCTTATCTCCCTTTGGCAGTTCTAAAATTCGTGCAATCAAAAAGGAGCAAAAGCACTATCACATGGATTGGACATTAATAGAAGAAGAGGGAAGCCGTTTTGAAAACATGATAGCACTTCATCTCTTAAAATGGGTGCATTATAAACAAGATACTGAAGGGGCTGATTTGGAACTGTGTTATTTTCGAGATGTTGACGGTCGTGAAGTAGATTTTATTGTGCAAGAAAAGAAAAAACCACTTTTGGCTATTGAATGTAAATTTTCTGATGCGCCAATTGCAAAGGGATTATCTTATTTCAAATCCAAATTTCCTGAATGCGATACATGGCAGTTATCTGCAGTTGGAACAAAAGATTATGTGTCTGGAGACAAGATCCGAGTGGCTCCTTGTCATCGGTTTTTGGGAGAGTTAGTGTAA